One region of Gopherus evgoodei ecotype Sinaloan lineage chromosome 16, rGopEvg1_v1.p, whole genome shotgun sequence genomic DNA includes:
- the STOM gene encoding erythrocyte band 7 integral membrane protein: MADKQGARTDRSRRVPDTFSEETNAGLGVCGWLLVIFSFFFVVITFPISIWLCIKIIKEYERAIIFRLGRIGRGGAKGPGLFFILPCTDSFIKVDMRTISFDIPPQEILTKDSVTVNVDGVVYYKVQNATLAVANITNADSATRLLAQTTLRNVLGTKNLSQILSDREEIAHSMQVTLDEATDEWGIKVERVEIKDVKLPVQLQRAMAAEAEAAREARAKVIAAEGEMNASRALKEASMVISESPAALQLRYLQTLTTIAAEKNSTIVFPLPIDMLQGILGAKH; encoded by the exons AAGAGACCAATGCTGGCCTTGGTGTGTGTGGATGGCTCCTAGTGATCTTTTCATTCTTCTTCGTTGTTATTACCTTTCCAATCTCAATCTGGTTGTGCATAAAG ATCATAAAGGAATATGAGCGAGCTATCATCTTTAGACTTGGACGCATTGGAAGGGGTGGAGCAAAAGGACCAG GTCTGTTCTTCATCCTGCCCTGCACAGACAGCTTCATCAAGGTGGATATGAGGACAATCTCATTTGATATACCTCCCCAGGAG ATCCTTACCAAGGACTCTGTGACAGTTAATGTGGATGGAGTGGTTtattacaaagtccagaatgccACCCTTGCTGTTGCAAATATCACAAATGCTGACTCGGCCACCCGGCTCCTGGCACAAACCACCCTGAGGAACGTTTTGGGGACCAAGAACCTCTCTCAGATCCTGTCTGATCGAGAAGAAATTGCACACAGCATGCAG GTCACACTCGATGAGGCAACAGACGAATGGGGAATTAAGGTGGAACGCGTGGAGATTAAGGATGTAAAGTTGCCAGTCCAGCTACAAAGAGCAATGGCTGCTGAAGCAGAAGCTGCCCGGGAGGCAAGAGCCAAG GTAATTGCGGCTGAGGGTGAAATGAATGCCTCCAGGGCCCTGAAAGAAGCCTCTATGGTTATTTCAGAGTCCCCTGCTGCCCTTCAGCTTCGCTACCTGCAGACTCTGACCACCATCGCTGCGGAGAAGAACTCCACCATTGTCTTCCCCCTGCCCATAGACATGCTGCAGGGCATCCTGGGTGCAAAACACTAA